One region of Halohasta litchfieldiae genomic DNA includes:
- a CDS encoding histidine kinase, which produces MATQTSTQTALIADLDHWKAGVIGGLGGGLVFGILMSMMMPDIIGGATPGLYGLSGGVAGWTIHMAHSAVLGVVFAAIASPTGYDETLGKSLGAGIVYGLVLWAVLGAIVMPAWVGAVLPANPPVPNINPMSLVGHVVYGGVLGVLYAAFTAE; this is translated from the coding sequence ATGGCAACCCAAACCTCCACGCAGACGGCACTCATAGCAGATCTCGACCACTGGAAAGCCGGTGTCATCGGCGGCCTCGGCGGCGGTCTCGTCTTCGGCATCCTGATGTCGATGATGATGCCGGATATCATTGGCGGGGCGACCCCCGGACTGTACGGCCTCAGCGGCGGGGTCGCTGGGTGGACGATCCATATGGCCCACTCGGCGGTTCTCGGCGTCGTCTTCGCCGCGATTGCGAGTCCGACGGGGTATGATGAGACGCTCGGCAAGAGTCTCGGTGCTGGCATCGTTTACGGGCTCGTCCTCTGGGCGGTCCTCGGAGCGATTGTGATGCCCGCGTGGGTCGGCGCCGTATTGCCGGCGAATCCACCCGTTCCGAACATCAATCCCATGAGCCTCGTCGGCCACGTCGTCTACGGCGGCGTGCTCGGCGTCCTCTACGCCGCAT
- a CDS encoding pyridoxamine 5'-phosphate oxidase family protein: MTVDDLTEYGMKPMTDANIRSFLSTRSVGVLGLPTRDGPMMRPLSFWYDGSDSLYFVYVLGDQSEKHDLSQQADTARFLVYSAETPFNWRSVILTGSISEVPADEQRALLEAIEIRWRPDLFERASVSEPTALYQFKITGQSGIKHLGLPPELEAPSTDNKPD, encoded by the coding sequence ATGACCGTCGACGATCTCACCGAGTACGGCATGAAACCTATGACTGACGCCAACATTCGAAGCTTTTTGTCGACCCGAAGCGTTGGCGTGCTGGGCCTTCCCACAAGAGATGGTCCGATGATGCGACCGCTGTCGTTTTGGTACGACGGTTCCGATTCCCTGTATTTCGTTTACGTTCTCGGCGATCAGAGCGAAAAACACGACCTAAGCCAGCAGGCCGACACCGCTCGGTTTCTCGTCTACAGCGCCGAAACACCGTTTAATTGGCGAAGCGTCATTCTCACAGGTTCGATTAGTGAGGTCCCAGCTGATGAGCAGAGGGCGCTGTTGGAGGCGATAGAGATTCGATGGCGTCCCGACCTCTTCGAACGGGCCAGCGTCTCCGAACCGACTGCGCTCTACCAGTTCAAAATTACCGGGCAGAGCGGCATCAAACATCTCGGACTCCCGCCGGAACTCGAAGCCCCGTCGACTGACAACAAACCCGACTAA
- a CDS encoding ATP-dependent DNA helicase, whose amino-acid sequence MAVDDALRFFPYETPYPNQREAIDRIANSLGQRRDVLLEGAPGTGKTLSALVPALAYAREHDKTVVITTNVHQQMRQFVEDARAITRTEPIRAVVFKGKKQMCHIDVGYQECQSLRDTTRELVDTETDKDQLAARQQELLDASKEGDSGAAEARSAVMDELDSVEDELEELREGNVCDFYYNNLIDDNDEFFSWLFNDVRTPDDVYEYADQQGLCGYELLKEGMEGVDLVVCNYHHLLDPMIREQFFRWLDRDPDDVITVFDEAHNIVDAARDHATRTVTENTLASALDELDGLDDSRAEPARNVIEAFLEALQSTYDTGLGTKINPRKVGDEWTDLAVANRDRRDDLTLAFLQRYEGRGISIEAELAVQLGKVLDEEYEQAYRDGDATTRAECQTLQAATFISTWMSEGDELGQHPMVGVRRDGATEEIYGRAELYTCIPREVTSELFDEVYASILMSATLRPFDVTEDVLGLDSPARLAYKLNYPEANRRTYAAKVPALFASERDNPETQEIVTELLEDVIRFTPGNTLLFFPSYSESERYYDRLDDSNAGELGTLVLDGSDRSTEKLRTRFVDSDNATLCTSLWGTLAEGVSFDGDDARTVVVVGVPYPHLSERMDAVQDAYNRAYSDSRRTRDAGWAYAVEIPTIRKTRQALGRVIRSPEDFGVRILADKRYTQADMGKYSVRGSFPVEEREEFVDIKPQKLKFAMLNFYTDHDAYGGDPPEP is encoded by the coding sequence GTGGCAGTAGACGACGCGCTACGGTTCTTTCCGTACGAGACGCCGTATCCGAACCAGCGAGAGGCCATCGACCGGATCGCCAACTCGCTGGGCCAGCGTCGAGACGTCCTCTTAGAGGGCGCTCCCGGCACTGGCAAGACGCTGTCGGCACTCGTGCCCGCGCTCGCATACGCTCGCGAACACGACAAAACGGTCGTCATCACGACCAACGTCCACCAGCAGATGCGGCAGTTCGTCGAAGACGCCCGCGCGATCACTCGCACCGAGCCGATTCGCGCAGTCGTTTTTAAAGGCAAAAAGCAGATGTGCCATATCGACGTGGGGTATCAGGAGTGTCAGAGCCTCCGGGATACCACCCGTGAGTTGGTCGACACCGAGACCGACAAGGACCAATTGGCCGCCCGCCAACAGGAGCTGTTGGATGCAAGCAAGGAGGGCGATTCGGGCGCGGCCGAGGCCCGCAGCGCGGTGATGGACGAACTCGATTCGGTCGAAGACGAACTCGAAGAGCTACGGGAGGGAAACGTCTGTGATTTTTATTACAACAATCTCATCGACGACAACGACGAGTTCTTTTCGTGGCTGTTCAATGACGTGCGGACCCCTGACGACGTCTACGAGTACGCCGACCAGCAGGGACTCTGTGGCTACGAGCTTTTAAAAGAGGGAATGGAGGGTGTCGACCTCGTGGTCTGCAACTACCATCACCTGCTGGACCCGATGATCCGCGAGCAGTTTTTCCGGTGGTTGGACCGCGATCCCGACGACGTGATCACGGTGTTCGACGAGGCCCACAACATCGTAGACGCTGCCAGAGATCACGCGACGCGAACGGTGACCGAGAACACGCTGGCGTCGGCGCTCGACGAACTGGACGGTCTCGACGACTCCCGGGCAGAGCCTGCCCGCAACGTGATCGAGGCGTTCCTAGAGGCCCTGCAGTCGACCTACGACACAGGACTGGGGACGAAAATCAACCCGCGAAAGGTCGGTGACGAGTGGACAGATCTCGCGGTGGCGAACCGCGACCGGCGAGACGATCTGACGCTGGCGTTCCTGCAGCGCTACGAGGGCCGCGGGATCAGTATCGAGGCCGAACTCGCCGTCCAGTTGGGAAAGGTCCTCGACGAGGAGTACGAACAAGCCTATCGGGATGGTGATGCGACGACGCGGGCCGAATGCCAGACGCTCCAAGCGGCGACCTTTATCAGTACGTGGATGTCCGAGGGCGACGAACTCGGCCAGCATCCGATGGTTGGCGTCCGGCGGGATGGGGCCACCGAGGAGATCTACGGCCGGGCGGAGCTGTATACCTGTATTCCGCGCGAGGTGACAAGCGAACTGTTCGACGAGGTGTATGCGAGCATTCTGATGAGCGCGACACTCCGACCGTTCGATGTGACCGAAGACGTCCTCGGCCTCGACTCACCGGCGCGGCTGGCCTACAAACTAAACTATCCCGAAGCCAACCGCCGGACCTACGCTGCGAAGGTGCCGGCGCTGTTCGCCAGCGAGCGGGACAACCCCGAGACCCAAGAGATAGTCACCGAACTGCTCGAAGACGTAATCCGGTTTACGCCGGGCAATACCCTGCTGTTTTTCCCCTCCTACTCGGAGTCCGAGCGGTACTACGACCGGCTCGACGACAGCAACGCGGGCGAACTCGGGACGCTGGTGCTCGATGGCTCCGACCGGTCGACCGAAAAACTGCGCACACGATTCGTCGACAGCGACAACGCCACGCTCTGTACCTCGCTGTGGGGGACGCTGGCCGAAGGCGTGAGCTTCGACGGCGACGACGCACGGACGGTCGTGGTGGTTGGGGTGCCGTATCCGCATCTCTCCGAGCGGATGGATGCGGTTCAGGATGCCTACAATCGGGCCTACAGCGACAGTCGACGCACGCGGGATGCGGGCTGGGCCTACGCCGTCGAGATCCCGACGATCCGCAAAACGCGGCAGGCCCTTGGGCGAGTAATCCGGTCACCCGAGGATTTCGGCGTCCGAATTCTGGCCGACAAGCGGTACACACAGGCTGATATGGGGAAATACAGTGTGCGCGGGAGTTTCCCGGTCGAAGAGCGCGAAGAGTTCGTCGACATCAAGCCGCAAAAGCTGAAGTTTGCCATGCTGAACTTTTATACTGATCACGACGCTTACGGTGGCGATCCGCCGGAACCCTGA
- a CDS encoding ABC transporter ATP-binding protein, producing the protein MSAIQLSNVTKRYGDLTAVRNLDLTVESGEIYGFLGPNGAGKSTTINMLLDFVRPTEGTITVLGEPVGDSSVDIRERTGVLPEGFDVYSRLTGRKHIEFAIESKEADNDPDAILDRVGLADAGDRAAGEYSKGMRQRLVLGMALVGDPELLILDEPSTGLDPGGAKEMRDIVQQEADRGATVFFSSHVLGQVEAVCDRVGILHKGELVTEDSIEGLREETGSEETLILTVDDATDDDLDPIRRLDGVSGAAVDGPTVTVSCESGVKNEVIATLSEAGIEIEDIETESTSLEELFLSYTDGEGVVEKDGGSTGSGGGGDGTGSQPPEATPEGRQ; encoded by the coding sequence ATGTCAGCTATTCAGCTCTCCAACGTCACAAAGCGGTATGGCGACCTCACTGCCGTCCGCAATCTGGATCTCACCGTCGAGTCGGGTGAGATCTACGGCTTTCTCGGGCCGAACGGGGCCGGAAAGTCGACAACGATCAACATGCTGCTCGACTTCGTTCGCCCCACGGAGGGGACGATTACCGTCCTCGGCGAGCCGGTCGGCGATTCGAGCGTCGACATCCGCGAGCGAACTGGAGTCCTGCCGGAGGGGTTCGACGTCTACAGTCGACTCACCGGCCGGAAACACATCGAGTTCGCTATCGAGTCGAAAGAGGCAGACAATGATCCGGATGCGATTTTGGATCGCGTCGGTCTCGCCGACGCGGGCGACCGGGCGGCTGGCGAGTACTCAAAGGGGATGCGCCAGCGACTGGTACTCGGGATGGCACTCGTGGGCGACCCCGAACTCCTGATCCTCGACGAACCCTCCACGGGTCTCGACCCCGGCGGAGCCAAGGAGATGCGAGATATCGTCCAGCAGGAGGCCGACCGTGGCGCGACCGTCTTCTTTTCGAGTCACGTACTCGGACAGGTCGAAGCCGTGTGTGATCGCGTCGGCATCCTCCACAAGGGCGAACTTGTGACCGAAGACAGTATCGAGGGGCTCCGGGAGGAAACCGGCAGCGAGGAGACGCTCATTTTGACCGTCGACGACGCGACTGACGACGATCTGGACCCGATTCGGCGGCTGGATGGCGTCTCGGGAGCCGCCGTCGACGGGCCCACGGTCACGGTCTCCTGTGAGTCGGGCGTCAAAAACGAGGTGATCGCCACACTCAGCGAGGCCGGCATCGAGATCGAGGATATCGAAACCGAGTCGACGTCGCTCGAAGAGCTCTTTTTATCGTACACCGATGGCGAAGGCGTCGTCGAGAAAGACGGTGGGAGCACCGGGAGCGGCGGCGGTGGGGATGGGACAGGCTCACAGCCACCGGAGGCCACCCCGGAGGGACGCCAATGA
- a CDS encoding ABC transporter permease: MSWLVVARKDFEDAIRSRWLIGLTVVFILLVSGVSYLARQTASANAVLQLSGSLFVGTLVPLIALVVAYNAVTGERESGSLKLLLSLPHSRADVVFGKVVGRAAALSTAITVGFILPAVILALGPFTLEIGTYIGYMLLVALLASVFVAIAVGWSAAAPSQRTALGGAIGLYFVFVPFWGAIQLRLGSAIGSLADVLPLSARTIGNAIFLTNPAESFGWLTGRLLAGEFMIGETAGLQLSALSMLLFWLLAAPLVGLLVFQRRDL, encoded by the coding sequence ATGAGTTGGCTCGTCGTTGCTCGGAAGGATTTCGAGGATGCGATCCGCTCGCGGTGGCTGATCGGGCTGACAGTGGTGTTCATCCTGCTCGTTTCGGGCGTGTCGTACCTCGCGCGTCAGACGGCCAGCGCGAACGCGGTCCTCCAGTTGTCCGGGAGCCTGTTCGTCGGAACGCTCGTCCCGCTAATTGCGCTGGTTGTCGCCTACAACGCCGTGACCGGCGAGCGGGAGTCGGGATCGCTGAAACTCCTGTTGTCGCTCCCACATTCGCGGGCCGACGTGGTCTTCGGGAAAGTTGTGGGTCGGGCTGCCGCGCTGTCGACGGCGATCACTGTCGGCTTTATATTGCCAGCAGTGATTCTCGCGCTCGGTCCGTTCACCCTCGAAATCGGCACCTACATCGGCTACATGCTACTGGTGGCGCTGTTGGCCTCGGTGTTCGTCGCTATCGCGGTCGGCTGGTCAGCGGCCGCGCCCTCTCAGCGGACTGCGCTAGGTGGCGCTATCGGGCTCTACTTCGTGTTCGTTCCCTTCTGGGGGGCGATCCAGCTCCGGCTCGGATCCGCCATCGGCTCGCTGGCCGACGTGCTACCCCTGAGCGCTCGGACCATCGGGAACGCCATTTTCCTGACTAACCCAGCCGAGTCGTTCGGGTGGCTGACGGGGCGACTCCTAGCCGGCGAGTTCATGATCGGCGAGACGGCGGGCCTCCAGCTGTCGGCGCTGTCGATGCTGTTGTTCTGGCTGCTGGCGGCTCCGCTCGTTGGACTGCTGGTGTTCCAACGCCGGGATCTGTGA
- a CDS encoding type IV pilin, which yields MFNELLGNDDDERAVSPVIGVILMVAITVILAAVIGAFVLQLGDSVSQTAPQASVGVDSITVADDQIVLQHSGGDTIELADTRIIVENEEKATLTWDGTNQDPFATADELYINTTDGAEKNSTANSSVSGSSYNVDNGPTEYNLESDDQLTITLIDKSSGEIIFEREIRA from the coding sequence ATGTTCAACGAACTACTCGGAAACGACGACGACGAACGCGCTGTCTCGCCGGTTATCGGCGTGATTCTCATGGTGGCGATAACGGTGATCCTCGCTGCTGTGATCGGTGCGTTCGTGCTGCAGCTCGGTGATAGCGTCTCGCAAACAGCTCCACAGGCGTCAGTTGGCGTCGACAGCATCACTGTTGCTGACGACCAAATTGTACTCCAACATTCTGGTGGCGATACCATTGAGTTGGCAGACACAAGAATTATTGTCGAAAATGAGGAAAAAGCCACTCTAACTTGGGATGGGACCAATCAGGACCCATTTGCCACAGCCGATGAACTATATATAAATACAACCGATGGGGCAGAAAAAAATTCTACTGCGAATAGCTCTGTATCTGGTAGTTCATACAATGTGGATAATGGCCCTACCGAGTATAATCTTGAGAGTGATGACCAGCTCACAATCACGCTCATCGACAAATCTTCGGGCGAGATTATCTTCGAGCGCGAAATCCGGGCCTAA
- the ligA gene encoding NAD-dependent DNA ligase LigA, whose amino-acid sequence MSRVDESNPYLRDPPTEFESVEELSETDAAEQAQQLRAAIREHDHRYYVEADPLIADRVYDLLFARLQDLEAEFNLAERDSPTQRVGGQPVDELQTVEHTAPMLSIEQSGEAEDVREFDERVRRELGDEGMDPAGYVCEPKFDGISLEAVYEEGRLVRAATRGDGREGDDVTAQVRAIPSVPQRLRGEYPDFLAVRGEVFMPKDGFREHNRQRIERGKEPFANPRNATAGTIRQLDPSVVASRPLDCFFYGIMAYEDADRERPETQWAELDAFRSWGFHVDDLAEHVDNIEAAIDYRDELMERREDLNYEIDGVVIKVNDIAACEMLGNTSRATRSAFAYKFPARTEITGITDIVVQVGRTGRMTPVALLEPVQVGGVTVSRATLHNPGEIESLGVDVGDTVRVLRAGDVIPYIDEVVDAASDSTFAFPDHCPVCESPVERDGPLAFCTGGLACQSQVDRAIEHYVSRGGLDIEGLGPERISQLREAKLVDSLADLYGLDREALADLEGWGDKSAENLLAEIDAAREPPLDSFLTALSIPEVGSATATALAREFGSLAAVIHAEPDELEAVDDVGPIVAEKIRDFFDSEENRAALDGLLAAGVDPQSVDIAETAADLAGLTFVFTGSLSVARSDAQDLVEAHGANATGSVSGNTDYLVIGESPGQRKQDDAADNDVPVLDEAEFVDLLADHGIEWPPES is encoded by the coding sequence ATGAGCCGCGTCGACGAGTCGAACCCCTATCTCCGCGATCCACCCACCGAGTTCGAGTCGGTCGAAGAACTCTCCGAGACTGACGCCGCCGAGCAGGCCCAACAGCTCCGAGCGGCGATTCGGGAACACGACCACCGCTACTACGTCGAGGCCGACCCCCTGATTGCTGATCGCGTCTACGATCTGCTGTTTGCCCGCCTCCAAGATCTCGAAGCCGAGTTCAATCTCGCCGAACGCGATAGCCCCACCCAGCGCGTCGGCGGCCAGCCGGTCGACGAACTCCAGACGGTCGAACACACCGCGCCGATGCTCTCGATTGAGCAAAGCGGCGAGGCCGAAGACGTCCGGGAGTTCGACGAGCGCGTCCGGCGAGAACTGGGCGACGAGGGAATGGACCCCGCAGGCTACGTCTGTGAACCCAAATTCGACGGCATCTCGCTGGAAGCAGTGTACGAGGAGGGTCGACTCGTCCGGGCGGCCACTCGCGGCGACGGTCGGGAGGGCGACGACGTCACCGCCCAAGTCCGAGCCATTCCCTCGGTGCCCCAGCGACTCCGCGGCGAGTATCCCGATTTTCTCGCTGTTCGCGGCGAGGTATTTATGCCGAAGGATGGGTTCCGAGAGCACAACCGCCAGCGAATCGAACGCGGCAAGGAGCCGTTTGCCAACCCCCGCAATGCGACTGCTGGAACCATCCGTCAACTCGATCCCTCGGTCGTCGCGTCTCGGCCACTGGACTGCTTTTTCTATGGGATCATGGCCTACGAGGATGCCGACCGCGAGCGCCCAGAGACCCAGTGGGCCGAACTCGATGCGTTCCGGTCGTGGGGGTTCCACGTCGACGACCTCGCCGAGCACGTCGACAACATCGAGGCGGCCATCGACTACCGCGACGAACTGATGGAGCGACGCGAGGATCTCAACTACGAGATCGACGGCGTCGTCATCAAAGTCAACGACATCGCCGCCTGCGAGATGCTTGGCAACACGTCCCGTGCCACTCGGTCCGCATTCGCGTACAAATTTCCTGCCCGCACGGAGATCACAGGGATTACTGATATCGTCGTGCAGGTCGGCCGGACTGGCCGCATGACGCCGGTGGCTCTGCTCGAACCGGTGCAGGTCGGCGGCGTCACCGTCTCGCGGGCGACGCTCCACAACCCCGGCGAGATCGAATCGCTGGGCGTCGACGTAGGCGACACGGTCCGGGTGCTCCGGGCGGGCGACGTGATCCCCTACATCGACGAGGTTGTCGACGCCGCCAGCGACTCCACCTTCGCGTTCCCCGACCACTGTCCGGTCTGTGAGAGTCCCGTCGAGCGTGATGGGCCACTCGCGTTCTGTACCGGCGGGTTAGCCTGCCAATCGCAGGTCGACCGCGCCATCGAACACTACGTCAGCCGCGGCGGCCTCGACATCGAGGGGCTGGGTCCCGAGCGCATCAGCCAGCTTCGAGAAGCAAAGTTGGTCGACTCGCTGGCCGACCTCTACGGCCTCGACCGCGAGGCACTGGCCGACCTGGAGGGCTGGGGCGACAAAAGCGCTGAAAACCTCCTCGCGGAGATCGATGCCGCCCGCGAGCCGCCGCTCGATTCGTTTCTCACCGCGCTGTCGATTCCCGAGGTTGGCTCCGCTACGGCCACCGCACTGGCCCGTGAGTTCGGTTCGCTTGCGGCGGTGATACACGCCGAACCGGACGAACTGGAAGCCGTCGACGACGTCGGTCCAATCGTCGCCGAGAAAATTCGGGACTTTTTCGACAGTGAGGAAAACCGCGCTGCACTCGATGGGCTGCTGGCGGCGGGGGTCGACCCACAGTCGGTCGACATCGCAGAGACAGCCGCCGACCTCGCTGGGCTTACGTTCGTCTTCACTGGCTCGCTGTCGGTCGCCCGAAGCGACGCCCAAGATCTCGTTGAAGCCCACGGCGCGAACGCAACGGGGAGCGTTTCGGGGAACACTGACTACCTCGTTATCGGCGAGAGTCCGGGCCAGCGCAAGCAGGACGATGCGGCAGACAACGACGTGCCGGTGCTGGACGAAGCCGAGTTCGTCGACCTACTGGCCGATCACGGTATCGAGTGGCCGCCCGAGTCGTAG
- a CDS encoding sensor histidine kinase, translating into MGDDVLLSILVVSLVLLATVVSAVLAVYSWRRIEHPISDSYARLLAADSLWAGWYLVVILSGGGLVTTGALIGQSVSASLAAVMWFLFVIEYTGDSEWLPEVVGPILLSEIGLYTVLRLLNPNGLAIREIATGEFGLFVLSAEVFGPIVFAQLALVYGLLGVSFVLLGRFMWKTQNLYRYQAGAILLTAVVVTASTVLFVSEYRLHPQLDITSVFFVFQAVVIGVALYRYDFLKVAPVAADRFFREMADPVLILDADQGIIDANDAAEGIVDGLSSHHSLDDLDTGELTSTIRSVVDERAETAEFSLMTDGGRREVYDIEVTPITDQFEMTQGHVVVLHEITDRKQRERRLREQNRRLEEFADIVSHDLRNPLSTAAGWTEVVDRKLADEKPDIEAARDGLDQIADSHERMDELIEVLLTMAQQGQTVDETEPVALDQCATEAWSTADTGELELRIETNQTVEADPARLRQAFENLFRNADDHGTASTVSVTELPTGFAVEDDGEGIADADTESLFEFGYTTDAEGTGIGLAVVKRIVEAHGWQISVDNSADGARFEIRV; encoded by the coding sequence ATGGGAGATGACGTTTTACTGAGTATACTCGTCGTCTCATTGGTACTGCTGGCGACCGTCGTGAGTGCAGTGTTAGCGGTCTACTCGTGGCGACGGATCGAGCATCCGATTTCGGACTCCTACGCTCGGCTGTTGGCGGCCGACAGCCTGTGGGCTGGCTGGTATCTGGTCGTGATTCTCAGCGGTGGGGGGCTGGTCACCACCGGCGCGCTCATCGGTCAGTCGGTCAGTGCCTCGCTTGCGGCCGTAATGTGGTTCCTGTTCGTCATCGAGTACACCGGCGACAGCGAGTGGCTGCCGGAAGTCGTCGGCCCGATCCTCCTCTCGGAGATCGGTCTGTACACTGTCCTGCGGCTGCTGAATCCGAACGGACTGGCGATTAGAGAAATCGCGACCGGGGAGTTCGGCCTTTTTGTGCTGTCGGCTGAGGTGTTTGGGCCAATCGTCTTCGCTCAATTAGCCCTCGTCTACGGGCTACTCGGGGTCTCGTTCGTGCTGTTAGGGCGGTTCATGTGGAAGACCCAGAATCTCTACCGATACCAGGCCGGAGCGATCCTCCTGACGGCGGTTGTCGTCACGGCCTCGACAGTGCTGTTCGTGAGTGAGTACCGGCTCCATCCACAGCTAGATATCACCTCCGTCTTTTTCGTCTTTCAGGCGGTCGTCATCGGCGTTGCGCTCTACCGTTACGACTTTTTAAAGGTCGCCCCGGTTGCTGCCGACCGCTTTTTCCGTGAGATGGCCGACCCGGTGTTGATTTTGGACGCCGATCAGGGGATCATCGACGCCAACGACGCTGCCGAGGGGATCGTCGACGGACTCAGTAGCCACCACTCACTCGACGACCTCGACACCGGGGAACTCACCAGTACGATCAGGTCGGTCGTCGACGAGCGGGCCGAAACGGCCGAATTCTCGTTGATGACCGACGGGGGCAGACGGGAGGTGTACGATATCGAAGTGACGCCGATCACCGATCAGTTCGAGATGACACAGGGTCACGTCGTCGTCCTCCACGAGATCACCGATCGAAAGCAGCGGGAGCGACGGCTCCGCGAGCAAAACAGGCGACTCGAAGAGTTCGCCGACATCGTCTCTCACGACCTGCGGAACCCGCTGTCGACGGCGGCTGGCTGGACGGAGGTCGTCGACAGAAAGCTGGCCGACGAGAAGCCCGACATTGAGGCTGCCAGAGACGGTCTCGACCAGATCGCCGACTCCCACGAACGGATGGACGAACTCATCGAGGTGTTGCTGACGATGGCCCAGCAGGGTCAGACCGTCGACGAAACCGAGCCGGTCGCACTCGACCAGTGTGCCACCGAAGCGTGGTCGACCGCCGACACCGGGGAGCTGGAACTCCGCATCGAAACCAATCAGACTGTCGAGGCCGATCCGGCGCGGCTCAGACAAGCCTTCGAGAACCTCTTCCGGAACGCCGACGACCACGGCACGGCGTCGACGGTCTCGGTCACCGAACTCCCTACCGGGTTCGCGGTCGAAGACGACGGCGAGGGGATTGCTGATGCCGACACGGAGTCGCTGTTCGAGTTCGGCTACACCACCGACGCCGAGGGCACCGGCATCGGACTCGCGGTGGTCAAACGCATCGTCGAAGCCCATGGCTGGCAGATCAGTGTCGACAACAGTGCAGACGGCGCACGGTTCGAGATCAGGGTTTAA